Below is a genomic region from Microbulbifer sp. ALW1.
CGGATGATCACCGTGTCGCCAACCCGCACGCCCAGACGCTCGATTTCATCCCGGTTGTGCAGAGTCGCGTTGGATACGGTCACACCGCCCACAAATACTGGCTGCAATCGCGCGACCGGCGTTACTGCACCGGTGCGCCCCACCTGGAACTCCACATCCAGCAACTGGGTCATTTCTTCCTGAGCGGGAAACTTGTACGCGGTTGCCCAGCGCGGCGCGCGGGCAACAAACCCGAGACGTTTCTGCAGCGGTATGCTGTTGACCTTGAAAACAATGCCGTCAATGTCGTAGGGCAACTGTGCGCGCTTGTCGCCCAGTCTACGGTAGTAATCGATACAGCCTTGAATATCCTCGGCCACGGCCATTTCGCTGTTAATCCGAAAACCCCAGCGGTTTAATTGTTCAAGAATATCCGAGTGGCGCTCGGGCAGGTCACCCCCCTCCACCAGCCCCACACTATAGGTACAGAGCTCCAGCGGACGCTGTGCGGTAATGCGGGAATCCAGCTGCCGCAGACTCCCGGCTGCGGCATTGCGCGGGTTTACAAATCCCTTTTCTCCCGCCGCGCGCGCTTTTTCGTTCAGAGCCGCAAAGCCCGCCTTGGGCATATAAATTTCGCCGCGCACTTCCAGCACTGCTGGCACGTCGTCCGCCAGCAGCTTCAATGGCACCGAATAAATGGTGCGCACATTCTGCGTGATATCTTCACCCACGGTGCCGTCACCGCGGGTGGCCGCCCGCTCCAGTACACCGTTGCGGTACAACAGGCTGACCGCGATACCATCGAGCTTGGGCTCACAGGCGTATTCCACCGGTGCCTGGTTGTTCAGGCGGTCGCGGATACGGCGGTCGAAATCCTCGATTTCCTCATCGTTAAAGGCATTGTCCAGCGACAGCATCGGCATTTCATGACGTATCTGGGTAAACGCCGCCAGGGGCTCCGCGCCGACCCGCTGCGTGGGGGAGTCACCGCTGATAAGTTGCGGGAACTCCTGCTCCAGCGCCTGCAGCTCACGCAGACAGCGGTCATATTCAGCGTCTGGCAGTTCCGGCGCATCCAGAACGTAATACTGGTAATTCGCACGGTTGAGAATATCGTGCAGTTCCAGAGCACGCTTGTGTGTTTCCGGGGGAAGTGTATTTGTCATTTTTTATCCGCAAAAATGGGGAATTCTTGCCACAGGAAAGGAGGTCATGCTCTACGAAAGCATGAATCTAGGAGCCTGAGCGCAGGCTCCTACGATGGTTCCGGGGATTTCAGGCCTGGGCTTTGGCCAACGCTTTTCGGCGCTGGAATTCCATAACCCGCTGGCGATAGTGCTCCGCTGTCTGCGCGGTAAACACGCTGCGGTTTTCATCCTTGAGCTCGCCACCCAACTGCTCGGAGACCGTCCGCGCGGTGGTTAGCAGGGTATCGAAAGCCTTGAGCGCCTCCACTTCCGCCGGCAGCGCCAGGAACAGGCTGACGCCCGGCGTGGTGAAATCTTCCATGTCTGACATGTCAAAGGTGCCCGGCACGACGATATTCGCCAAGCTGAACAGCACCGGGCCTTCTCCAGCCTCGCCGCAGTGGTAGTGAAAGATGTTCATGTCACCAAAGCGCAGTCCACTGGAAAGCAGTACCCGCAAAAGATCATTGCCCTCAAAGTAATCGCCCTTGGGGGCCATGATATTCAGGATCAACACTTCTTCCACCGGGCGTTCGCTGCGCGCGTCACTGCCGCGCTTGCCGTTGCGACCGCTGTTGCGACCCTTGGCTGGCGCATCCTGTGGTGTCCGGGAGTCCTGTGCCGGGCCTTTCTTCAGCTCGGGGAACTTCAGTTCCGGCAATTTGATCTCGGCACTGGCCCAACCGGGTTTCAGCGCGCGCGCTTTTTCTGCCGCTGCAGCGACCACGCCAGCTTTCCCACCGGCTTCGTCCGCCGCCTCCCGCCACTGCTCACTGTCGTCCTGCGCGGACACTCGTTGCAGCGACTCCAGGCTAACGGACTCATCGAGGGAAGGCTCGCGCCGGTCCGCCAGTATGGGCTCATCGGCGAGACCAGCCATTGGGTCAGGGTTGCGTGTTTCCGCAGACGCGGTCGCTACCGCAGACGCTTCCGCTGGTGGCCATTCATCGGCAGGCTCTACTTCGGTGTCCGCGACCGAATCCATCAGCATCGGCACCTGCTCTTCCAGGTTGAGGGAAACCTGTTCCGGCACAGAAGCCTGAGCCGGTTTCACCGGAGCCGCTTTGCCCACTGGGGCATCAACCGGGTCCGTGTCCCTGCGTTCTGGCTTGCTGCCGGCCAGCGGCTTGCGGGAAGAGTGGAAATTCTGCTGTACCTGGCGGTTTACCTGGCTGGCATCCTCGGGTTTGCGGCGCTGTACCACGCGCACGGTACCCGGCAATTCCGCGGCGATCTGACGGCGCTTTTCGGCCTCTTCCGGATCGATCAGCTCGAGTTCGCTATCTGTCAGCAACGATGGCTTTTTTTCGACGGTGAAGGATGCACTCGCTTGAGGGGCCGCGGTACTTTCATGGCCGACAGTAGAAACGGCAGCAGCTGGCTGCTGTGGCTTTCTCACGGCCTGCTCCGGCGGCTCTATGGAGCGCGGCCTCGAGAGAATACCGTCATCGTAATCGTCACCCATATCCCGACGCATGGAACGAGACAGGTTGCGGGACACTTTCATCGTGTCCCGGTGCTTGAGATAGGCACGGCGTGCGCCATCCAGCACCACTGCAAACAGCACCAGTGCCAGCAAATTGATCAGCCAATTGTCCATGTGTGCTCCCCTCTCCCTACGCCCACATCCATTGAACCCGTGCACTCACATTCCGCGGGTTGTATATCACCGGGATCTTCCGATCAACACAACTCGGTGCGCTTTTCACAACACTCATCACGCAGACGCCAGCTCCGCAGCCTCTTCCACGTCCACCGATACCAGGCGCGACACCCCCGGCTCGTGCATGGTTACCCCGAGCAACTGATCGGCCATCTCCATGGCAATCTTGTTGTGGGTAATGTAAATAAACTGCACATGCGCCGACATCTCTTTCACCATGCGCGCGTAACGCCCGACGTTGGCGTCATCCAGAGGTGCATCTACCTCATCCAGCATACAGAAGGGCGCCGGATTCAGGCGGAAGATGGAAAATACCAGCGCAATCGCGGTCAGTGCCTTTTCCCCACCGGACAGCAGGTGAATGGTACTGTTTCGCTTGCCCGGTGGACGCGCCATGATCGCGATGCCGGTATCCAGCAGATCATCGCCGGTCAATTCCAGATACGCGTGACCACCACCGAAGACTTTCGGGAACAGTTCCTGCAGCCCGCTGTTGACCTGATCAAAGGTCTCCTTGAAGCGGGTGCGGGTTTCCTTATCAATGCGACGAATGGCGTTTTCCAGCGTTTCCAGCGCATCGGTCAAGTCACCGTGCTGGCGATCCAGGTAATGCTTGCGCTCGGACTCCTGCTTGTATTCGTCGATGGCCGCCAGGTTGATGGGGCCAAGGCGAGAGATACGCGCCGCCACCAGCTCGATGTCCTGCTGTACTGCTTCGATGGTCAACTCTTCCGGGAGTTCCTCCAGCAGGGTATCCACATCGTGGTCGGACTCGTGCAACTGTTCAACCAGGCCACCGCGCTGGGTTTCCAGGGTCTGGGCCACCAGGCGCTGCTGCTCCAGCTGGGCACGCACGCCCTGGAGTGCAGACTCGGCTTTCTGGCGCTCCTGCTCCTGATTGCGCAGGCCACTTTCCACTTCCTCGAGCTTCTTGCGCGCTTCGGAAAGTTCGTTTTCTACTTCAATCCGCTGGCCCAGCTTCTCTTCCAGGTCACCCTGGTAATCCTGGGATGGGTCCTGAGCCTCTTCCATTTGCAGTAGCAGCTGTTCGCGGCGTTCGGACAGACGCTCCACCTGCTCCCGCAATACCTGCAGAGTGCGCTCAAGCGAGACCTTCTGGGTGCGCACAGACTGCTCGCGCATGGCCAGTTCGTGGGCGCGGTCTTTGTCTTCGCGGGCGCGCTGGCGGGCGGCGTCGAGGGTTTCCCGCAACTCTTCGCGACGCGCCAACAGGGATTCACGGCGATCGGTATCGTCGCTCATGGCCTCCAGGGCCTCTTGCAGCACTATACGCGCTTCGGAAATGGACTCCGCTTCCGCGTCTTTCTGCTCCCGTACTTCGGCGATTTCCTGCTCGATACGGTTGCGGCGCTCGTCCATCTGTTCCTGACGGGCGCGCTGGGCAGAAAGCTGACTGCGCAAATCACCAGTGCGGCGGTTTAACTGCTCTGCATTGTTGCGTGCCTGCTCAATCCCGGATTCCAGTTCGCTGGCGCGGATACGCAGTTGTTCGCGCTGCTCGCTCAGTTCCTCGATACGTGCTTCACACACCGCCAGGGATTGCTCAAGGTCTTCCAGCTCCTGTTTGCGCGCCAGAACCCCGGACTCGGCATCGGTGCCACGGCTGACCCGCAGCCAGTTGGGGCCCAACCAGAGGCCATCGCGGGTCACTATGGACTCGCCGCCCTTTAATTGACTGCGCAGCGCCAGCGCACTGGTGAGATCTTGCGCGGTGTAGATACCGTCAATCAGGCCAATCAGGGACGCCGGCCCCTGCACCACATCCGCCAGTTTCGGCAGACTGCCAGCAGCGGCCGCCGCTACACTCTGGCCATCCACGAACACGGCCTGGCCACCCTTGAGGCTTGCCAGGGATTCGCTCAATGACTCAAGCTGATCGATGCATACCGCCTGCAGCTGGGCACCGAGCACGGTCTCCACCGCAGATTCCCAGCCTGGCTGGGCACTGATCTGCTCCGCCAGACGCGGGCGATCCTGTAAATTCTGCTGTTCCAGCCAGCTGGCAACGGACTTGCCCTGCCCCATGGCCGCCTGCTGCAACGCTTCCAGAGAGGCCTGGCGGCCGCGGCTGGTTTGCAGCTGCAGACGCTCTTTATCCAGGTCCGAGGCAATTTCGCTTTCGCGACGGCGCAACTCTGACTGCTGTTCCGTCTGCTCGGAAATAGACTCGCGCAGCTCCGCCAGCTGCATTTCCAGCTCGGCCAATTCTTCGTTTTGCTGCTCCAGCTCGCTGTCGTCACCATTACAGGCAAGACTCTCGCGCTCACTCTGCAGTTTACTGATACGGTCTTGCAGGCGCTGGGTAGAGGTTTCCAGGTGCTGGATCCGAGACTGCTCCACTTCCGCCTTCTGGCGAGAACCGGAGGCCCCCTGGTTGAACTGGTCCCACTCGTTCTGCCATTCGCGCATCAGGTCTTCGGCGGTCAACAGGCTCTGGGCAGACTCTTCTTCCGCCGCCTGCACCATTTCCAGATCCGGTACGATCACTTCCAGCTCGGCATCGAACTCCACCGCCTTTTCCTGGTCGGCCGCCAGCAGCGACTGGGACTCGCTGTACTCCTGCTCGGTGCGAGAAAGGTCCGTCTGCAATTGGGCGTTCCGCTCACGGGCGTGGGAAATGCTCTGCTCCAGGCGCGCAATATCAGCGCCTACCGAGTAGAAGCGCCCCTGCACTTCGTTGAAAGCGTCGGACAGGTCGTGATAGGCCACGCGCCGTTCTTCAATGCCGGTATCGCAGCTCACCTGGCGAGTCACCAGCTCTTCTACGGTCAGCTCCAGCTCGCCAATTTGCTGCTGCTTCGCTTTGGCCTGATCGTCAAGATCGCGGTATTTGAGCGCCTGCAGGTGCGCCTTATGAGTGCGTTCCTCTTCCTTGAAACGGCTGTACTTTTCCGCCGCCGCCGACTGTCGCTCCAGACGCGACAATTGGCGATCCAGCTCGTCGCGAATATCGGTGAGGCGCTCCAGGTTCTCATGGGTCCGGCGCATGCGGTTTTCGGTATCCCGGCGGCGCTCTTTGTATTTGGAGATACCCGCCGCTTCTTCAATAAAGACCCGCAGCTCTTCGGGCTTGGCCTCAATCAGCTTGGAAATCATGCCCTGCTCGATGATGGCGTAGCTGCGCGGGCCGAGACCGGTTCCGAGGAACAGATCGGTCACATCCCGACGGCGACACTTCTCACCATTCAGGTAATAAATATTCTGCCCGTCGCGGGTCACTTTGCGCTTGATGGAGATTTCACTGAATGCAGCGTATTCGCCCGTGAGCTTGCCGGCGGAGTTATCGAACACCAGCTCAATGGAAGCCTGACCCACCGGTTTACGGCCACTGGAACCATTGAAAATAACGTCGGTCATGGAGTCGCCGCGCAGATTCTTGGCCGACGACTCACCCATCACCCAGCGCACGGCGTCAATGGTATTCGACTTACCACAACCGTTAGGGCCGACCACGGCGCTGAGGTTGGAGGGGAAGTAGACGGTGGTCGGGTCCACAAAGGACTTGAACCCGGCCAGCTTGATGCACTTCAAACGCATGGTCTTGAAACTCGGTAATACCCGGCGCCCGTACAGCCAACATTCACGGCCGCCGAACGCTCTTCGTTGTAGTCATTAGGATTAGATCGCGACAAAACTGTACTGACGCTAGTACGGACTCTGCCAGCCACCCGGGGCGAACTGGCCAAAAGACCGCCAAATCGCCGTTTTATCTTTGCAAACCGCCGATTGTACATGGCTGCGGGCGCGGTTTCAGCGCTATTTTTGACCGGGCAGGACCATTCGCAGGACCATTCAAGGGCGCTAACCGGGTCACCCGATAGCGCTCAGCAGATACCCGGGCTTACCCGACGCCGATCCGGCCGGCCGTACGCGCCGGCGGCTTCTTGAGCACCGGAACCCGGTCTGGCAACCGGGAAGGGAAAGAGCCCCGCAAAGCGGGGATATTGGCCAGTATTTCGTTAAATTTTCTGGTCAATGGCAATATGTAGCGGCTTGGACCAGTCACTGCGCGGCAAAGCTTTCACCTCTCCCTGCCAATCCCCAGGTGCCGGCCG
It encodes:
- the ligA gene encoding NAD-dependent DNA ligase LigA; amino-acid sequence: MTNTLPPETHKRALELHDILNRANYQYYVLDAPELPDAEYDRCLRELQALEQEFPQLISGDSPTQRVGAEPLAAFTQIRHEMPMLSLDNAFNDEEIEDFDRRIRDRLNNQAPVEYACEPKLDGIAVSLLYRNGVLERAATRGDGTVGEDITQNVRTIYSVPLKLLADDVPAVLEVRGEIYMPKAGFAALNEKARAAGEKGFVNPRNAAAGSLRQLDSRITAQRPLELCTYSVGLVEGGDLPERHSDILEQLNRWGFRINSEMAVAEDIQGCIDYYRRLGDKRAQLPYDIDGIVFKVNSIPLQKRLGFVARAPRWATAYKFPAQEEMTQLLDVEFQVGRTGAVTPVARLQPVFVGGVTVSNATLHNRDEIERLGVRVGDTVIIRRAGDVIPQVVSVVESRRPADAREIVFPDHCPVCDSPVEATPGEAVARCSGGLICSAQRKQAIKHFASRKAMDIDGLGDKIVEQLVDEGLLNSVSGLYHLSLAPLVALERMGEKSAQNLLDALKKSKATTLPKFLYALGIREVGEATARNLARHFGDLEQLMQADVEALQQVDDVGPVVAHYVAEFFEQPHNLEEIEALKQAGVHWDAEVQEAGSQPLAGQTWVLTGKLETLSRSEAKDYLQRLGAKVAGSVSANTHTVVAGPGAGSKLNKARDLNLPVLDEEGLIAMLREQGVEI
- the zipA gene encoding cell division protein ZipA, with product MDNWLINLLALVLFAVVLDGARRAYLKHRDTMKVSRNLSRSMRRDMGDDYDDGILSRPRSIEPPEQAVRKPQQPAAAVSTVGHESTAAPQASASFTVEKKPSLLTDSELELIDPEEAEKRRQIAAELPGTVRVVQRRKPEDASQVNRQVQQNFHSSRKPLAGSKPERRDTDPVDAPVGKAAPVKPAQASVPEQVSLNLEEQVPMLMDSVADTEVEPADEWPPAEASAVATASAETRNPDPMAGLADEPILADRREPSLDESVSLESLQRVSAQDDSEQWREAADEAGGKAGVVAAAAEKARALKPGWASAEIKLPELKFPELKKGPAQDSRTPQDAPAKGRNSGRNGKRGSDARSERPVEEVLILNIMAPKGDYFEGNDLLRVLLSSGLRFGDMNIFHYHCGEAGEGPVLFSLANIVVPGTFDMSDMEDFTTPGVSLFLALPAEVEALKAFDTLLTTARTVSEQLGGELKDENRSVFTAQTAEHYRQRVMEFQRRKALAKAQA
- the smc gene encoding chromosome segregation protein SMC, with product MRLKCIKLAGFKSFVDPTTVYFPSNLSAVVGPNGCGKSNTIDAVRWVMGESSAKNLRGDSMTDVIFNGSSGRKPVGQASIELVFDNSAGKLTGEYAAFSEISIKRKVTRDGQNIYYLNGEKCRRRDVTDLFLGTGLGPRSYAIIEQGMISKLIEAKPEELRVFIEEAAGISKYKERRRDTENRMRRTHENLERLTDIRDELDRQLSRLERQSAAAEKYSRFKEEERTHKAHLQALKYRDLDDQAKAKQQQIGELELTVEELVTRQVSCDTGIEERRVAYHDLSDAFNEVQGRFYSVGADIARLEQSISHARERNAQLQTDLSRTEQEYSESQSLLAADQEKAVEFDAELEVIVPDLEMVQAAEEESAQSLLTAEDLMREWQNEWDQFNQGASGSRQKAEVEQSRIQHLETSTQRLQDRISKLQSERESLACNGDDSELEQQNEELAELEMQLAELRESISEQTEQQSELRRRESEIASDLDKERLQLQTSRGRQASLEALQQAAMGQGKSVASWLEQQNLQDRPRLAEQISAQPGWESAVETVLGAQLQAVCIDQLESLSESLASLKGGQAVFVDGQSVAAAAAGSLPKLADVVQGPASLIGLIDGIYTAQDLTSALALRSQLKGGESIVTRDGLWLGPNWLRVSRGTDAESGVLARKQELEDLEQSLAVCEARIEELSEQREQLRIRASELESGIEQARNNAEQLNRRTGDLRSQLSAQRARQEQMDERRNRIEQEIAEVREQKDAEAESISEARIVLQEALEAMSDDTDRRESLLARREELRETLDAARQRAREDKDRAHELAMREQSVRTQKVSLERTLQVLREQVERLSERREQLLLQMEEAQDPSQDYQGDLEEKLGQRIEVENELSEARKKLEEVESGLRNQEQERQKAESALQGVRAQLEQQRLVAQTLETQRGGLVEQLHESDHDVDTLLEELPEELTIEAVQQDIELVAARISRLGPINLAAIDEYKQESERKHYLDRQHGDLTDALETLENAIRRIDKETRTRFKETFDQVNSGLQELFPKVFGGGHAYLELTGDDLLDTGIAIMARPPGKRNSTIHLLSGGEKALTAIALVFSIFRLNPAPFCMLDEVDAPLDDANVGRYARMVKEMSAHVQFIYITHNKIAMEMADQLLGVTMHEPGVSRLVSVDVEEAAELASA